DNA from Thermococcus sp. LS1:
CGCCTTTTTAACTTTCTTGAACTCCGCGAACCAGGCATCAATACCTTCCACGTCTATGCCCGCGTAAACGGGGAGCTTTAGAGTTATCGTCTCGTTTATGCTCGCCAGAAGCCTCGCGACGTCGGCCATCGGTGTCTTTTCGTCGATTATCAGTCTCTTCACCACCCTCCATTTCCCGTGCTCGGCACTGAGATTGAATGCCGTGAAGTTGACGTGATCCTCGTTATAGGGGAGAACGATTTTTACCTCCCTCAGGGGCTCTTCTGGGTAATCGACGGTAACCTTCTTCTCGAGGACCTCCCTGACGAGGACTGCCTTCGCGACCTCAACGAGGTGCTTCTTCAGCTTCTTGTCCTCCTCGAAGACGAGGGCACCGAGCTTTCTTGCCGTTCCGGGGGATTTAAGGGCAACCACCGCGTCGTTCAGGTCTTTTTTGGCTATCTCTTCGGCGAGGCTCATTATCCCGGCGATGTTCATGACCTCCGTTAGGTACTCTGGTATCTTGAAGTTCACGGTGTTGGCGACGCTCGCGAGGAAGTGAGCCACTTTCTCGTCTTCCATGTTGCGAAGCCTGTCTCCCACCTTCCAGCTTCCGTGACTGGCAGTGAAGATAATCTGATCCTCAACCTTCATCGTTTTCACCAATTCTTAATGGATGTCAGGCCTATTTTAGCTTTTTCTTGACCATCTCAAAAAAGTTATAAATTGCATTGAGCATTCGAGTTTGAGAGAGTAAAAGAGGGAAGGAAAATGGGGGACGACGAGAAGATTAAGAGGGAAGCCCTGGCCCCCAGGGAGTACGGAGAGAGCTTAGAGCTTGGTATTGAGTTTACGACAACTGAGGAAATCGAAGTTCCCGAGAAGCTCATCGACCAAGTCATCGGCCAAGAACACGCGGTTGAGGTCATCAAAACTGCTGCCAACCAGAAAAGGCACGTGCTTCTGATAGGCGAGCCGGGAACAGGTAAGTCTATGCTCGGTCAGGCCATGGCCGAGCTGTTGCCAACCGAAACTCTAGAGGATATCCTCGTTTTCCCCAACCCTGAAGACGAGAACATGCCCAAGATCAAGACCGTCCCTGCCTGTCAAGGCAGGCGTATTGTAGAGAAATACCGCGAGAAGGCCAAGAGCCAGGAGAGCGTAAAATCCTACATCCTCCTCTTTGTCATGTTTACCGTTATGCTCGCACTTTTCATTGACTTCAGTGCGACTACGCTTCTGATGGGACTCTTCGTTGTTATACTTACAATAATGGCCCTCTCTAATATGCGCCTTAAGAGTACGGTCCTCGTTCCCAAGCTTCTCGTGGACAACTGCGGAAGAACCAAAGCTCCTTTCATCGATGCGACCGGCGCCCACGCGGGAGCGCTCCTTGGTGATGTCAGACACGACCCCTTCCAGAGTGGTGGGCTCGGCACTCCTGCCCACGAGCGCGTTGAGCCAGGAATGATACACCGCGCTCACAAGGGAGTCCTCTTCATAGACGAGATTGCCACGCTCAGCCTTAAGATGCAGCAGAGCCTCCTTACCGCCATGCAGGAGAAGAAGTTCCCGATAACCGGCCAGAGTGAAATGTCAAGCGGTGCGATGGTAAGGACTGAACCCGTTCCGTGTGACTTCATCCTCGTCGCGGCTGGAAACCTCGATACAGTGGACAAGATGCACCCTGCACTCCGCTCGAGGATCAGGGGTTACGGTTACGAGGTCTACATGCGCACCACCATGCCGGACACGATAGAGAACAGGCGCAAGCTCGTTCAGTTCGTGGCTCAAGAGGTCAAGCGCGACGGAAAAATACCCCACTTCACGAAGGAGGCTGTGGAGGAGATAGTCAGGGAGGCCCAGAAGAGGGCCGGAAGAAAAGGTCACCTCACGCTCCGCCTCAGAGACCTCGGCGGTATCGTCAGAGCTGCTGGTGACATAGCTGTCAAGAAGGGCAAGAAGTACGTGGAAAGGGAAGACGTCATTGAGGCAGTCAAAATGGCCAAACCCCTCGAGAAGCAGCTTGCTGACTGGTACATCGAGCGCAAGAAGGAGTACCAAGTCATCAAGACCGAGGGTAGCGAGATAGGCCGCGTCAATGGTCTTGCCGTCATAGGTGAGCAGAGCGGTATCGTGCTCCCGATTGAGGCAGTTGTCGCCCCGGCTGCGAGCAAAGAAGAAGGAAAGATTATAGTTACAGGAAAGCTCGGCGAGATAGCGAAGGAAGCCGTTCAGAACGTCTCGGCGATAATCAAGAGGTACAAAGGTGAGGACATAAGCCGCTACGATATTCACGTCCAGTTCCTCCAGACCTACGAGGGCGTTGAGGGCGATTCAGCCAGCATAAGCGTTGCCACCGCTGTTATTTCAGCCCTTGAGGAGATTCCGATAAGGCAGGACGTGGCCATGACAGGTTCGCTCAGTGTCCGTGGCGAGGTGCTGCCGATAGGCGGTGCAACACCAAAGATAGAGGCCGCAATAGAGGCTGGCATAAAGACGGTCATAATCCCCAAGAGCAACGAGAAGGACGTCTTCTTGAGCAAGGACAAGGCCGAAAAGGTCCAGATATTCCCGGTCGAGACCATCGACGAAGTCCTTGAGATATCCCTCGAGGAGAGCGAGAAGAAGAGGGAGCTTCTCAGGAGGATCCGGGAGACCCTGCCTCTTTCCCTTTGAGACACTTTTTCCAACCTTTCTCACACGGGACATTCTTTTCATAGCCTTCTACATCTTTGGCCAGAAATGCTTAAAAAATGGCCAGTCGAGGTTACCGTGGAGGTGAGAGAGTGCTCAAC
Protein-coding regions in this window:
- a CDS encoding DUF2666 family protein, with the translated sequence MKVEDQIIFTASHGSWKVGDRLRNMEDEKVAHFLASVANTVNFKIPEYLTEVMNIAGIMSLAEEIAKKDLNDAVVALKSPGTARKLGALVFEEDKKLKKHLVEVAKAVLVREVLEKKVTVDYPEEPLREVKIVLPYNEDHVNFTAFNLSAEHGKWRVVKRLIIDEKTPMADVARLLASINETITLKLPVYAGIDVEGIDAWFAEFKKVKKADIPAVVEKYKHFQAENYAREGFEEHARVYALRKALEKIGLPLDVPAKNLEKYLEKK
- the lonB gene encoding ATP-dependent protease LonB — translated: MGDDEKIKREALAPREYGESLELGIEFTTTEEIEVPEKLIDQVIGQEHAVEVIKTAANQKRHVLLIGEPGTGKSMLGQAMAELLPTETLEDILVFPNPEDENMPKIKTVPACQGRRIVEKYREKAKSQESVKSYILLFVMFTVMLALFIDFSATTLLMGLFVVILTIMALSNMRLKSTVLVPKLLVDNCGRTKAPFIDATGAHAGALLGDVRHDPFQSGGLGTPAHERVEPGMIHRAHKGVLFIDEIATLSLKMQQSLLTAMQEKKFPITGQSEMSSGAMVRTEPVPCDFILVAAGNLDTVDKMHPALRSRIRGYGYEVYMRTTMPDTIENRRKLVQFVAQEVKRDGKIPHFTKEAVEEIVREAQKRAGRKGHLTLRLRDLGGIVRAAGDIAVKKGKKYVEREDVIEAVKMAKPLEKQLADWYIERKKEYQVIKTEGSEIGRVNGLAVIGEQSGIVLPIEAVVAPAASKEEGKIIVTGKLGEIAKEAVQNVSAIIKRYKGEDISRYDIHVQFLQTYEGVEGDSASISVATAVISALEEIPIRQDVAMTGSLSVRGEVLPIGGATPKIEAAIEAGIKTVIIPKSNEKDVFLSKDKAEKVQIFPVETIDEVLEISLEESEKKRELLRRIRETLPLSL